From a region of the Apium graveolens cultivar Ventura unplaced genomic scaffold, ASM990537v1 ctg1815, whole genome shotgun sequence genome:
- the LOC141700145 gene encoding uncharacterized protein LOC141700145: MGCISSKFITKSLSFREDLSNRKRGVHGLTMLDEFFTSDDGNSTSNDHHFFALVSKLRTGDFALPAKKSVEEKDKETINAWELMAGLEEQADQKEELAYSKVPDLDKLKRSKSCEISKLATAFELNDDQDNRGVGRSRSFHTVEEYDAMMERIMISHVHNDDESDQYTNNHVAKFQETAQSVPRKQIDNDKDQTTEPDIKEVIADVSSSVNKDGFQETSNPDTGLKRKALKKGLESLQIPSAAEFRKTGSLKDWLQNGGNISSPGEYVTPKFGNYNKPKSKLSEEYRDDSVFNPELVAAFEEFLQQLEVEEDSILEQIEGNRDEITATE, from the coding sequence ATGGGGTGCATTTCGTCGAAATTCATAACGAAATCATTAAGTTTTCGAGAAGATCTTAGCAATCGAAAAAGGGGAGTTCATGGCTTGACTATGCTTGATGAATTTTTCACTTCTGATGATGGAAATAGTACTAGCAATGATCATCATTTTTTCGCGCTTGTCAGCAAACTCCGGACTGGGGATTTTGCTTTGCCTGCGAAAAAAAGTGTGGAGGAGAAAGATAAAGAGACGATTAAtgcttgggaactgatggctgGCCTTGAAGAACAAGCAGATCAGAAGGAAGAATTAGCATATTCGAAAGTACCTGATCTCGACAAATTGAAGCGTTCTAAAAGCTGTGAGATATCAAAATTAGCTACTGCTTTTGAGCTTAACGATGATCAAGATAACAGGGGCGTAGGACGGTCTAGAAGCTTTCACACAGTAGAGGAGTATGATGCGATGATGGAAAGAATTATGATCTCACACGTACATAATGATGATGAATCTGATCAGTATACGAACAACCATGTGGCTAAGTTTCAAGAAACAGCTCAGTCTGTTCCAAGAAAACAAATTGACAATGATAAGGATCAGACTACGGAACCAGATATTAAAGAAGTGATCGCGGATGTTAGTAGCAGTGTTAATAAGGATGGTTTTCAAGAAACAAGCAATCCTGATACAGGCCTGAAACGAAAGGCCTTAAAAAAAGGGCTGGAATCACTTCAAATCCCATCTGCAGCTGAGTTCCGGAAAACAGGAAGTCTTAAAGATTGGCTTCAGAATGGAGGAAATATCAGCTCTCCTGGAGAATATGTTACGCCTAAATTTGGCAATTACAATAAACCAAAATCTAAATTATCCGAAGAATACAGAGATGATTCCGTCTTCAATCCAGAGCTGGTGGCTGCATTTGAAGAGTTTTTGCAACAACTTGAAGTTGAAGAAGACAGCATTCTTGAACAAATTGAAGGAAATCGCGATGAAATCACAGCAACCGAGTGA